The following proteins are encoded in a genomic region of Corylus avellana chromosome ca4, CavTom2PMs-1.0:
- the LOC132178156 gene encoding secreted RxLR effector protein 161-like, giving the protein MGEADYILGVKICRECSKKLLSLSQQTYVKRILERFQMHNCKPIDTPVFRGEPLNLEVSPKTQEEKEKMSQVPYSSAVGSLMYAMMCTRPDICYAVGLVSRFQSNPGLAHWKAMKRILRYLKRTMDYALCYQGEDLRLVGYSDADWGSDLDERKSATGYAFLLSNGVITWSSKKQPCIALSTMEVEYIACSTIVQ; this is encoded by the coding sequence ATGGGTGAAGCAGATTATATTCTTGGAGTTAAAATTTGTAGGGAGTGTTCAAAGAAACTTTTGAGTTTGTCTCAACAAACTTACGTCAAAAGGATTCTTGAACGCTTCCAAATGCATAACTGCAAACCCATTGACACTCCTGTTTTTAGAGGCGAACCCTTAAATCTAGAAGTGAGTCCTAAAACtcaagaagaaaaggaaaagatgtCTCAAGTTCCATATTCTAGTGCGGTAGGTAGTCTAATGTACGCTATGATGTGTACTCGACCAGATATATGTTATGCTGTTGGGTTAGTTAGCAGATTCCAATCGAATCCAGGACTAGCTCACTGGAAAGCAATGAAGAGAATACTCAGATACCTCAAGCGAACAATGGATTATGCACTTTGCTATCAAGGTGAAGATTTGCGTTTAGTTGGTTATAGTGATGCTGATTGGGGCAGTGACCTAGACGAGCGCAAATCTGCGACAGGATATGCATTTCTGCTCAGTAATGGAGTGATTACTTGGAGTAGCAAAAAGCAACCTTGTATAGCTTTATCTACCATGGAGGTAGAGTATATAGCATGCTCAACAATAGTACAATAG